CGTTGCCGACCGCGACGGTGGCGTGGGCCAGGGCCTCGCGGTAGTGGGGGCGGGCCCGCTCCGGCGAGCCGTCGGGCCAGAACATCGGCCGCCAGTCGAGGTCGAAGACGGTGGCTACCTGGTCGGTGGCGGCCCGGTCGGTGGCCCGGTCGGTGGCGGCCCGGTCGGTGTCGCCCGCCGCGTGGCGGGCGGCGAGGGCGGTGAGTGTCGCGGTGCGGCTGGGCTCGGCACACAGCCCGGTGCCGGTCATCCAGAAGACGCGGGCGGCGGCGATGGCCGTCAGGTCGAGTTCGTCGGGGTGGATGACCAGATCGGGGGCGGTGGGCTGGCGGTAGAAGTAGAGCGGGAAGTCGTCGGGCGGGAAGATCTCGCAGAACGTGACGGGGGTCGGGGAGCCGGGCACGTCGGTCACCCAGCGGTCGTCCACGCCGAACTCCCGCAGCGCGCGGTGGCAGTAGTCGCCGAACGGGTCGCGTCCGGTGCGGGTGATGACCGCCGCGGAGCGGCCGAGGCGGGCGGCGGCGACGGCCACGTTGGTGGGGGAGCCGCCGAGGAACTTGCCGAAAGTCTCGACGTCCGCGAGCGGTACGCCGGTCTGGAGCGGGTAGATGTCCACCCCGATGCGTCCCATGGTGATCACGTCGAGCGGTCCGGCCATGCGGGTGCCCTTTCGGCGGGTGGGCGGGACACCCCCACATGTAGTCGCGTACCGGAGGGCTGTCAATGATTTGTCCTGACATATGGACAATAGGGCTTGTGATGGGCAGTATCGTCCGGACAAACGATCCGCGACTCGCGATGTCCCCCCGAGCTCTCACAGCGAAGTGAGGATCCGGCCGATGAACACCGTCCGATACGCCGCGCTGGTGGCCGCCTGTGCCGCCGGCGCGTTGCTGCTGTCCGGCTGCAGCAGCGACACCGGTGGCAAGCGTGCCCGGGAGGCCGCCGAGGAGGCGGCCGAGAACGCCATGGGCCAGGCCGACACGCCACGGATGAAGGTCGCGATGATCACCCACGGCGCGCCTGGCGACACCTTCTGGGACACCGTGCGCGAGGGAGCGGAGGCGGCGGCCCACAAGAGCAACGCGGAGCTGGTCTACTCCAGTGACCCCGAGGTCTCCGGTCAGGCCGGCCTCATCCAGAACGCCATCGATCAGGACGTGGACGGCATCGCGGTGACCCTCGCCCATCCCGAGGGCCTCGCCGACGCCATCCGCCGGGCCGAGGACGCGGGCATCCCGGTCGTCGGCCTCAACTCCGGAATGGACGCCTGGCGGGAGATGGACCTGCTCTCCTACTTCGGCCAGGACGAGCGCCTGACCGGTGAGGCGTTCGGGGAGCGGCTCAACGAGACCGGCGCCGAGCACGCCGTCTGCGTCATCCACGAGCAGGGCCACGTGGACCAGGAGGCGCGCTGCGACGGCGTCGCGGCGACCTTCGAGGGCGAGAGCGAGATCCTCTACGTCGACGGCGCCGACATGCCGTCGGTGCGCTCCACCATCGAGGCCAAGCTGCGGCAGGACTCCTCGGTCGACTACGTGGTCGCGCTGGGCGCCCCGTTCGCGCTCGCCGCCGTGGGCTCGGTGGACGACGCGGCCAGCGACGCGCGGATCGCCACGTTCGACCTCAACCCCGAGCTGGTCACGGCGATCGAGGACGGGGACATGGAGTTCGCCGTCGACCAGCAGCCGTACCTCCAGGGCTACCTGGCCGTCGACGCCCTGTGGCTCTTCCACAACAACGGCAACTTCAGCGGCGGCGGCGTCGAACCGGTGCTGACCGGCCCGGCCTTCGTGGACCGCGAGAACATCGAGGAGATCGCCGGGTTCGCCAGGAACGGGACGAGGTGAGCCGCGCCGTGTCCGCCGCCGCCCGGTCGCGGCGCCTGCTCGCCCGCCCCGAAACGGGCGTGCTGATCGGTGCGTTGGCCGTCTATCTGCTCTTCTACGCGGTCGCGCCGACCTTCCGGCAGCTCGATTCGCTGTCCACCGTGCTCTATCAGTCCTCCACGCTCGGCATCATGGGGCTGTCCGTGGCGCTGCTGATGATCGGCGGCGAGTTCGACCTGTCGGCCGGTGTCGCCGTCGTCTCCTCGGCCCTGACCGCCAGCATGATCGCCTTCCAGCTCACCCTGAACGTCTGGACGGGCGTGCTCGTCGCGCTCCTCCTCTCGCTGGCGATCGGCGCGTTCAACGGCGTGCTGCTGGTGCGGACCCGGCTGCCCAGCTTCCTGATCACGCTGGGCACCTTCCTGATGCTCCAGGGCCTCAACCTCGCGCTGACGAAGGCGATCACGGGAACCGTGGCCACCGACTCCATCAGTGATATGGAGGGCTTCGACCAGGCGAAGAACGTCTTCGCGGCCACCCTCACGGTCGGCGGCACCGACATCCGGATCACCGTGCTGTGGTGGCTCGGCTTCGCCTGCCTGGCCACCTGGGTGCTGCTGCGCACCAAGTACGGCAACTGGATCTTCGCCGTCGGCGGCGGCCAGGAGAGCGCGCGGGCGGTCGGGGTGCCGGTGACGTTCGTCAAGATCAGCCTGTTCATGCTGGTCGGCTTCACGGCCTGGTTCGTCGGCATGCACCAGCTCTTCGCGTTCAACACCGTCCAGTCGGGCGGGGGTGTCGGCAACGAGCTGCTCTACATCGCGGCGGCCGTCATCGGCGGCTGCCTGCTGACCGGCGGCTACGGCTCGGTCTTCGGGCCGGTGGTGGGGGCGTTCCTGTTCGGCATGGTCTCCCAGGGCATCGTCTACGCGGACTGGGACCCCGACTGGTTCATGTTCTTCCTCGGTGCGGTGCTGCTGCTCGCCACGCTGCTCAACCTGTACGTGCGCAAACAGGCCACGGCCGCCCGGCGCGGACGCGGAGCCGGGCGCGAGGAGGTGAAGCGGGCGTGACCACCGATAACCCCGATATCCCCGACATCGCCGAGACCTCTGCTCCCGCGCTGGTCGAGCTGGTCGGCGTCGGCAAGGGCTACGGGCCCGTCCGGGCACTGCGCGATGTCCATCTCACCGTGCGGGCGGGCGAAGTGGCGTGCGTGCTGGGCGACAACGGCGCGGGCAAGTCGACCCTCATCAAGATCATCTCCGGGCTGCACCGGCACGACGAGGGCGAGTTCCGCGTGGACGGCGAGCCGGTGCGGCTCTCCGGCCCGCGCGCCGCGCTCAACCGGGGCATCGCCGCCGTCTACCAGGACCTGGCCACCGTGCCGCTGATGCCGGTGTGGCGGAACTTCTTCCTCGGCTCCGAACTCACGCGCGGCCCCTGGCCGTTCCAGCGGCTGGACATCGCGCGCATGAAGCGGACGGCCGACGCCGAGCTGCGCCGCATGGGGATCGCGCTCGACGACCTCGAACAGCCCGTCGGCTCGCTCTCCGGCGGCCAGCGGCAGTCCGTCGCCATCGCCCGCGCCGTGCACTTCGGCGCCCGCGTGCTGGTGCTGGACGAGCCCACGGCCGCGCTGGGCGTCAAGCAGTCCGGCGTGGTGCTGAAGTACATCGCGGCGGCGCGGGAGCGTGGCCTGGGCGTCGTCTTCATCACGCACAATCCCCACCACGCCCATCTGGTCGGCGACCACTTCACCGTCCTTCGGCTGGGCGCCGTCGAGCTGAGCGCGGCGCGCGACGCGGTGACGCCGGCGGAGCTGATCACACACATGGCGGGCGGCGCCGAACTGGCGGCGCTCCAGCACGAGCTGGCCCGGGCGGGCGGCGCGGACGAAGCGCGGGAGGACGACGGTGACGAAGGCTCTTGACCGCATCCGGGTCGGCTCGGCGCCCGATTCCTGGGGTGTGTGGTTCGCGGACGACCCGGAGCAGGTGCCGTGGGACCGCTTCCTGGACGAGGTCGCCGAGGCCGGATACCCGTGGATAGAGCTCGGCCCCTACGGATATCTGCCGACCGACCCGGTCCGGCTCGCCGACGAGCTGGCCCGCCGGGCCCTGCGCGTCTCGGCGGGCACGGTCTTCACCGCCTTGCACCGCGGCCCCGCCGTCTGGCACGCCACCTGGGCGCACGTGCGCGAAGTCGCCGCGCTCACCCGGGCGATGGGCGCCGCGCACCTGGTGGTGATCCCCGAGTTCTGGCGCGACCCGGTGACCGGCGAGCGGACCGACGACGAGCGCCTGAGCCCCGCCGCGTTCGCGGATCTGACGGCTGGCATGGAACGCCTCGGGCGGCGCGTGCGCGAGGAGTTCGGCCTGCGGATCGTCGTCCACCCGCACGCGGACACGCACATCGACGGAGAGGCGAGCGTGACCCGTTTCCTGGACGCCACCGACCCCGGCGCCGTCAGCCTCTGCCTGGACACCGGGCACTACGCCTACTGCGGCGGCGACAGCGTCCGGCTCATCGAGACCTACGGCGAACGCCTCGGCTA
Above is a window of Streptomyces sp. NBC_01803 DNA encoding:
- a CDS encoding 5-dehydro-2-deoxygluconokinase, with the translated sequence MAGPLDVITMGRIGVDIYPLQTGVPLADVETFGKFLGGSPTNVAVAAARLGRSAAVITRTGRDPFGDYCHRALREFGVDDRWVTDVPGSPTPVTFCEIFPPDDFPLYFYRQPTAPDLVIHPDELDLTAIAAARVFWMTGTGLCAEPSRTATLTALAARHAAGDTDRAATDRATDRAATDQVATVFDLDWRPMFWPDGSPERARPHYREALAHATVAVGNVAECEVATGEREPRACAEALLDAGVRLAVVKQGPRGVLAMDRDGTVVQAPPHPVEVVNGLGAGDAFGGALCHGLLAGWAPDRLTRYANAAGAIVAGRLACSAAMPRAAEVDALLAAAAPHPAPPHSRTTRHSRTTPPPHHEERFP
- a CDS encoding sugar ABC transporter substrate-binding protein, with the protein product MNTVRYAALVAACAAGALLLSGCSSDTGGKRAREAAEEAAENAMGQADTPRMKVAMITHGAPGDTFWDTVREGAEAAAHKSNAELVYSSDPEVSGQAGLIQNAIDQDVDGIAVTLAHPEGLADAIRRAEDAGIPVVGLNSGMDAWREMDLLSYFGQDERLTGEAFGERLNETGAEHAVCVIHEQGHVDQEARCDGVAATFEGESEILYVDGADMPSVRSTIEAKLRQDSSVDYVVALGAPFALAAVGSVDDAASDARIATFDLNPELVTAIEDGDMEFAVDQQPYLQGYLAVDALWLFHNNGNFSGGGVEPVLTGPAFVDRENIEEIAGFARNGTR
- a CDS encoding ABC transporter permease, which encodes MSRAVSAAARSRRLLARPETGVLIGALAVYLLFYAVAPTFRQLDSLSTVLYQSSTLGIMGLSVALLMIGGEFDLSAGVAVVSSALTASMIAFQLTLNVWTGVLVALLLSLAIGAFNGVLLVRTRLPSFLITLGTFLMLQGLNLALTKAITGTVATDSISDMEGFDQAKNVFAATLTVGGTDIRITVLWWLGFACLATWVLLRTKYGNWIFAVGGGQESARAVGVPVTFVKISLFMLVGFTAWFVGMHQLFAFNTVQSGGGVGNELLYIAAAVIGGCLLTGGYGSVFGPVVGAFLFGMVSQGIVYADWDPDWFMFFLGAVLLLATLLNLYVRKQATAARRGRGAGREEVKRA
- a CDS encoding ATP-binding cassette domain-containing protein; translated protein: MTTDNPDIPDIAETSAPALVELVGVGKGYGPVRALRDVHLTVRAGEVACVLGDNGAGKSTLIKIISGLHRHDEGEFRVDGEPVRLSGPRAALNRGIAAVYQDLATVPLMPVWRNFFLGSELTRGPWPFQRLDIARMKRTADAELRRMGIALDDLEQPVGSLSGGQRQSVAIARAVHFGARVLVLDEPTAALGVKQSGVVLKYIAAARERGLGVVFITHNPHHAHLVGDHFTVLRLGAVELSAARDAVTPAELITHMAGGAELAALQHELARAGGADEAREDDGDEGS
- a CDS encoding sugar phosphate isomerase/epimerase family protein — translated: MTKALDRIRVGSAPDSWGVWFADDPEQVPWDRFLDEVAEAGYPWIELGPYGYLPTDPVRLADELARRALRVSAGTVFTALHRGPAVWHATWAHVREVAALTRAMGAAHLVVIPEFWRDPVTGERTDDERLSPAAFADLTAGMERLGRRVREEFGLRIVVHPHADTHIDGEASVTRFLDATDPGAVSLCLDTGHYAYCGGDSVRLIETYGERLGYLHLKQVDPAVLAEVVAEGLPFGPAVRRGVMTEPPAGVPALPPVLAAAQRLGVDLFAIVEQDMYPCPPGRPLPVARRTRRFLAACGA